Sequence from the Cucumis sativus cultivar 9930 chromosome 1, Cucumber_9930_V3, whole genome shotgun sequence genome:
TAGTTTAAGAGAAAACACGTGCCTGGAGAAGATACGTAAGCTTGGAGTTCCTAAAAGGGACGTGGTCTTCCTTCTTAGCCAAGGCAAATATGACATCGCTCAAACACGACAAACTTTTGTTGATAGCCTGATGATGATAGTCAGGAAATATGGAAGTTAGAATGATTATTGCAAAGAGTTATAACATATTCTGAAGGTTAGCACGATTTGCAAGAATGAGTAAGCATGTGACAGTAGGTACAAGAGTGAGAACGAACCTGTGTTTCCTTCAACCGATCCCCAGTTGCCCCACTCCTTGAAAGCCGTTCACTTCCAGCAAGATCAATGAGATTTAGAACACCCTGAACTTGCTGTTCAGTGCTCTGGTGAAGTGAAGGAAAAATTTCAgctgattatatatatacaacacaAAATAGATGAACTACAACAATGTGTGCATGCGGATTATAAGGAAACCTGCCTCATTTACGCCTGATATACGCATAGTAAATACAAAATGACTTCTTGATGACTGCTCGTTCATTTGAGTTCTACCTACGGACCTGAGAATCAAACccaattcaaattcaattcagACGTCCTATCCGATCCTCTACTTTGCACATAAACTACGTGggtaaaagaaatttagagtTCAAATTGTCATTCTCAAAGTGATGGACCTGCTGTGAGCAGCCTGCTGTAGGAGTGAAGAGATCTCTCTAATACTGCAAACATCAACGATGGTGAGATCGGAAACGTGTGTATTCCCGTTTGCATCATGCTTAATGGTGTACTGTTTACCAAGAACACCATTTTCTGTCCTTGTTATGTCAGAACCGCCTGATCGATGTGTTGACAGTAAATCACGAATGgtttcattatatatttctaaCATGGAAACCTACAATGAAcattagaaatttagaaggGATTACAAAGATTCTagaattaaaagtaaaattgatgATCAAAATAATTGTCTGTTTTTTTTACCTGCATTTTGTATTTCCATCCCTGAGATTGAAGGGCTTGACtagcttgaaatatttgttcaAGAGATCGTGGTATCAAACCTTTCTGCTCTGAAGCTTCGGGTCTTCCCATCATTGTATAAGTTTTACCGGATCCTGTTTGACCGTAAGCAAATATGCAAACCTGACAAAATATCAGGttgatgagtttttttttcaacaaggCGTCAGATGTGATAGAACAGTGAGCGGTAAATACGGAGAAAATCCGATTACCAAGGAAAAGTGTAAAGAATGAATCGTAATCAGCTTTTGTTTACAATTTAATGAACATAGCAAATTTTTACGTGTTCAAAGAAGTGGGCGCACTGTAATGAAAAAATGGAGGGAATAACCCTCACATCATTTTAGACTGAAGCAAACTATTTACAAGGATTTACAAAAAACGAGAGATAAGCAACGATACCTTATAGCCATCAAGTGCACTCTGCACCAGTTGGGATATTTCTACAAAAACATCTTGCTGAGATGCCTCATGATTAAACACCTTGTCAAACGTGAATGGATATTTCTGCCCTGTTAACGAAATAATTACAGAAATTAGCCTCCAGTCAATCCGTATTCAAAGCCAAAATACATCATTTGTTGTTTGCAAAAGTAAAGGCTTAGTTCTAACTAATTTCCGCAGACAAGAATGTCTTCATACCACTTTGTGACAAATCGATACCCCGGCCCGCAGCTTCTGTTGATGTTGGATAGGAGACAACCGTGGTTTCTACACCATCATCAGGTAGCAAGGGTCGCACTCGACAGAATACACGGATATTCCCTTTTAATTCCTGCCCgttgaaacaataaaataaatttaaagccAACCACCTAATGACCTAAAGCCAACAACAGAATTAAGCACGTGAATTTACCAGTATCGTGTtatgaagtttttttcttaacttctCTCCCTCTGTAATTTGCAGCTCTGCATCTGCTAGGCGGCTTTGTAGGTCACTGATATACCTTTTCTGTTCTTCATATTCTGACCTAGTTTGGAAAGCAGATAAATCTGCTCTCtgtgagaaagaaaagaaattgttgggtgattaaaagaaaacattgtaTTCGGATAGGAAAGGTCGGCTccacaaaaacaatataacaaGCACAATTCATTAATGGCTATCacttacttttaatttttcatttgcaGCTGTTAGTTGGTGATCGAGCACACGTATTTGCTCCCTTTGTGAAGAGCATGTCTCCTGAAGGGAAGAAAAGGTTTCTGAGTAAGAAGATTGGGATGCCAGGAACATCAATGAGTAAACATAGGTACGGCCATTACCTCCAAggaatttgttttcattgttAGGCTATCCAATTCAATACATGATTTACCACTGGCCTCTTTAAGTTTCTCCAAGTCGGCGGTCAAGGCCAGCACCTGACTTGTTAGACGGTCGCGATCATGTCTCACTTGTTGTAGCTCTTCCCGAAGACACTTGATGTCATTCGTCAACGTATCTTTTTGTTTCACTGCCTCCTCTAATGAAGCCTATATGAGAAAATCAACTAGAATTTATTCTACGGCCCATGCAAGAAATACCAACCGCCACTTGTTTCATTAACAACGTTCAGATTATTGCggcaaaatataaaattagaatacTAAAAGAACTTCACACAAGCATGAACTTCTTCACTAGGAATGATACAGGTTACGCCCCCAATACTTGTGCAAGGCCATGcgaaatagtaaaaaattatgaacagATAGAACAAGTTCATGAATTTATTGTCAAACTGTTTGAGGATATTAGAATGTATTGGTTTTGTTAGTTCTgaatttgttatatgttatTAAACAGTTGTACTAAGTGGCTATTTATATGCCCTCTTTTATCATCAATAAAATAGGAAAGGGTTTATTTACATTCTCTCCTAATACGGTAAAAAGTGAAACAGTTATGCAAGATCAAAGGTTATGGATCGTCTTACTTTCAAAGATTTTAATTGTTCCTGCAGCGTCTTATTGTGACCTCTCACTGTGCTGAGATTCTCCACAACTGTCATTTTCTCCATTCCTACTCGTTTGAGTGACTCGCTGGTTGTATCAAGGTCAGCTTGGAGTTTACTGTTATACTGTTGAAGACTGATATTATACTCTTGTGCCCTCTTGTACAAATCTTCATTAGAGGCAAGCTGTATATTTTCAAGGAGTGAGGATTAGAGTTTGCATAAATCAGCTAAGAGAATATCCATTCCTGAAGAACATGCTGATATAGAAGTCAAACATGAGCTGTATTACCCTCTTTTCAGCCGCTAATTTCTCTTGAAGAGCTTTCTCGAGGTCGCTTGAAAGTGAAGCTTGTAAATTCTCCGCGGCAAGTCGGGcatctttctctcttttatgaCACTCAATTGCATCCTAAATGTACCAAAACATAGCATGGAACCACAGAATGgttgaaagaaatataagaaattataGGCACACAAAAAACCAATAAGCATTAGCAGCAACCTATAAACCTACCAGCTTATCAGATTCCTCTTTAgtcattttctcttccaaaGACGCAACATTATCCCTTAGCACTGAAACAGTGGAAGAGAACTCATCCgctctttctttcatttccaaCTCTGGAAAACAGGTGGAACAAAATATGCCATAGGATTCCTCCTTGTTAATATTatgttacaaaatttatatcaaattactGGCAGCAGTAAGAGCCCGTGAAAATCAACACTACCTATAGCCGAACATTTCTTCTCAGCAGATTCTAGAGCAGTTCGAAGTCTTTCCTCTTCAAGTAGATGACTTTCCTCTATTTGCTGAAACCATTTTATGCAAAGCTTGAGCCTCTTGTTATGATCTGTTATTTGATCCACTTTCCCCTgacaaaattttgtcaaaaaaagtCGTACAGCATTAGCAAAACAGTTCGGGAcaagaaaattcaagaataACGATTAACCATTAAATACTGGTTGTAGAAAATTTCAGCATCCAACCTTCAGGTCAAATTTCTTCCCTTTTAGCTTCTCACTTAACAACGAATCAATCTCCTCTTTTGTGAACTCCACGGTACCACATTCAGAATCCTCGGTGCTACACGCATCACTAGCAGAAACCCCCTGCCTATTGTTAACATCTACAAACGGTTGTCTTCCTCGGGCACCAGCTGCAGGCCCTAATATTCTTCCAGCTGCAATCTTCCTCCTTTTGTCTAAGGGAACATCGTCTGGAACATCCTTTTTCTGCATGATTGTTTCAAAAACATCCATGACAGAAATTAACACAACACAAATTTGATCTGTTGGGGTGCAAAACCCAACCATTTTAAActcaatagaaaaaaacaactataAACTAAAACACTACAAATCCAGATGCTTCTATTAAAACCACTGATTTCAACTTGCCCTCATTTCTTAGCTCAGGGATATacaccaaacaaaaaaaaaaaaaggtaatcaAGAAATGAAACCCTCGATTATGATTAAGACAAACCagtgaagaaaagaagttgtattttctaatttccCTAACATCCTAACAAATAGGTAAGGATCAAAGAGTAGAATGAACTCACAGCTGGACTACGAGGGGGCCTATTCTGGTTTCGAGATGCCATATTTCCTGAAATCCAGAAAGGATCAACCTCCGATAAAGTCGTGGACAGATGTTCCCAGAATGAGGCCAAGGGCGGCGGAAGATAGCGATTGGCGCCGGGAATTTGAAAGATGAAGAGTTAAGTTGGGGAAGGTGAGAGAGTTTGGGGGAGGAAGACAAAATGGAACGTTGAGATCTGGTTGAAGTGTGTCTTCGGGTCGAAGAGGGGAAAAAAGGGCACacaagattttgaaatttgaattggcGGTATAGTAACACGCGCTCCACAAGAGAGACGTTATTTATTTGGGCTGGGCTTTTACTTTCGGGCCATTTTGCTTTTTCAAGGCCCAAGTATTTGAtagctttatttatttttaaaatataataaatgtgAGATTACGTactttccaaatttatttgaaaacttggtccattgattaaataattgatttgattataCCGTTGGGTTGCTGCACTGATGGTTGTCACTCTCTTCCTTTGGGTgctcttttgttttatttttattatagtcatttttcaaaatctatccTCCAGCCAGGTTACTACTgctattattatcattattttgattaaaaattttgagatagttacaaatatagcgattagattcaaaataattaatcatgtaacaacattttaaaaaatttacaaatctagtaaaatttatcaatagtAAACCGTGTTGCAAATATTgttttatcactaataaacgTTTATGGTCCACCACCACCGACAGAAGATTgatagatttttctttctttacaattttttaaaatgttcctACATACTTgcttattatttctaaaattgccACAAACTATAATTATCCAAAGTTTTTTTATCTTCCATAAAActtattgaatttttcttttcttttcttttttttggaaaaataatatatatatatatatatatatatatatatatatatatatatatatatttagtttcaaTACGTATTtacttattaatttttgaTAATGTTACAATTTGATAGGATGGATTTTAGTTTTACACTAAATACTCACTTTTCGTTTTTAgcattaatgaaaattaaaacacatctaattaattgagttttactatttttcaaacaaattcattgTTGGTGTCACGTGAAGATCATGTACACTTTtacatgtttaaattttggcaTCAACAAGATCACACATACACAAACAAACTACAATTTCGTTTTGTAATCTATTACAAAATACAAGTTTTAAACTTGAGTagttaattaagattatgatagaaatttaatcatatatggTTGGTAATTAAGTATGGGAAACAAATATCCCAAGTACGTGAGTGATGTTAGTGTTAGAGAGAAGAGAATCATGATGTGGTGAAGTCCACGTGGTGAAGTTTTAGTAGCCCACGCTGGAACCTATCATAGATGTCCAATGAAGAAGAATCATCCAACACGTGTTCATAAACAATTGGTTAAAACCATATCCAACTTATCCAAGTAGAAGAAAATGGGAGATAAGGTGGTGGCGTCCCCAATTACTCTGCATCacataaacaaataaagagaTCTTCAACATAACCCTCAATTTCCCACTAGAAAATCCTTTAACtttgtaaaacaaacaaaagtattCAAAAGGGCTGGTAGTGGAAGCAATGGCACAAGCTATGGCATCAATGGCAGGACTCTGTGGTTCCTCTCAGGCTGTATTGGAAGGTAGCCTTCAAATTAGTGGCTCATCCCGCTTGAGTGTGGCTAGCACCATCAGACCTTCCGTCCCCCGTTCTGGGTTGATCATCAAAGCCCAGCAAGTTCCTGTTGAACCTGAGACCAGCCGCAGGGCTGTTCTTGGCTTGGTCGCCGCCGGTCTTGCTTCCGGCTCTTTCGTTCAAGCCGTTCTCGCTGAAGCTAAGCCCATCAAAGTCGGTCCTCCCCCACCTCCCTCTGGTGGACTCCGTAAGTAATTCCAACACTAAATTTACCATAATCCATCAGCTTAAATATTTAGGCGTCACCAAAAAAGGGATCTTATTGTTGCAGCTGGGACTCTGAACTCGGACGAGCCAAGGGACTTGGACCTTCCATTGAAAGATAGGTTCTTCCTGCAACCACAAAGTCCAGCAATGGCTGTGGCAAGAGCAAAAGAATCAGCCAAAGACATTATCAATGTAAAAGGGCAGATAGAGAAGAAGGCTTGGCCATTTGTTCGTGATGACCTTCGTCTTAAAGCAGAGTACCTTCGTTATGATCTCAAGACAATCATTTCTGCTAAGCCTAAGGAAGAGAAGCAGGCCCTTAAGGACCTCACCGGAAAACTCTTCCAAGACATCAACAATGTTAGTAttgtttcataattttctaattttggcATTGTTTTGATTACATGTCCCTTCTATTTGTTTCTAAcgattgtttttgttctataCCATCTACTGGGAAATTTTTGCAGTTGGATTATGCAGCAAAGATTAAGAGCAGCTCAGAAGCAGAGAAGTATTATGCTCAGACTGTGTCAACTCTCAACGATGTTCTCTCCAAGATTGGTTAGAAGTCTCTGTTAATTTGatgtaaaattatttgttaagaTAATGTGAGACTCTCTCCAGTTTGAAGCAATGTTATATCCACGGAATTTGGTTTCATCCCTCAACTCAAACTCTTGCCAATTTCTTATTGCATTATTGCTTATTTTTTTAGTGCACTACAATTTTCACTACTTGCATTTGATTTCTAGAACGATTGTTACTTCACAGAAGGGATCACTAGTAATCCAAGATAATCAAATAGTCAGGCATCCAAAGACACCGGGTATCCTAAAATTCATCAAtgcaatattttgatttcagaTGAGATTTATGTCACAGACCTTTCTCAACGTTTCTCACTGAATGATCATTACAGTCAAACATAAGAGGGAATTGGCTTGGATCTGTATACATCATGGTGAAATTGCCTCCCAGTGCATTAGCAATATATTCTATTCTTTCATTGCCTTTAAGCAATCAGATTTAGCCTAAAAggtttatttaataaagatttCATCGAATGATCAGTTTCTTAAAGTTGGTAAGAATACGATTCGGTTCACATTTTTACCAATGCATTTTCCACGGAATATTTACTaaacaaaaagtttcaaaagaaaaagaaaaatggaaaaggcGATCTCATGTTTTGTTTTCCCTATATCGGTGTGGTTTGATAATGTTGTCTGGCAATTACTGAAAAAGGAAAACGGTAGATATTCCTAATATGATCTAAGATGTGGACTCAAAAtctcttaaaattaataaattagagGTTGTATTGTCATTACAGGAAACTGGTATCAATTGGGTTATACACGTTGTGGTTCAGGAATTGGTTTGGAATCCCTCTGTTCTTCTCTATAGGCTGCTGTTGCAGAAACATAATAAGCCACGGTACAGAGCCCATGAAAGAAACACACAATCCCACCACCCAAAAATAGGCCATGACTTGATATCTCACAAGAGTTTTTCCACTTGGAGTTGTCCATCGTTGCAGCCATCAACACCGAGAACCCAATAGCTAAAGTAATCCTAATATTTcactccaaaagaaaaaaacacctTATCAAAATTGggttttatataaaaatcatTCAACGTTACTTAAACGATCAACAAAACTTCATATGGCAATGCTTAAAAGGCTAGGAGAGGATGAGACTCACCATGAGAGAATCATGAAGAGCGATCCCAATAGCTGGTTTGCACTTGGTTCTTGAGAATTTTGCTTATTCCTAATGCAAATGCACTTGCACCCACCAAGCACTTTAGCAATGACATGAGCAAGACCAAGAAGAATGGATGCAGCCAGCCCCCGACTAAAAGCATCATCTCTCGGCTTTCTGCTGCATTCACCCAACGAAATGCTAAGAGATTCAAGTACCACCTGAAATAGGAAATACGTGGAACAGTTAATATGCATATTTTTCCAAACGTCAACAGGGAGCCAACatgattatttcttttcactttACTTCAACAATACCCGATTCTGAGCCTTTTCAGCTTCAATGCCGAGTAGTCCGGCAACAGCGTCGATTACCAATACCAAAATGCAAACCAGAAAGCCATagtttctttccatttctaaTTCTGCTGCAGATTCAGAGCTTTCCTCAAGATTTGTAATGGGGGGAAAAGGGCTTAAAGGTGTGAATTGGAGACAGGGAAGATGGAATAAAGGAAGCCCAGGCTTGCACTATTACATAGATGAAAGGAATCATCTTTGGAGacaaacatttcaaaaaagCTTCTTTCCCTTCTACAGTTGCTTATTTTCTTATCCTTTCTTTGAATGCAGATGCCTTCCATGGGAGTCAAGGAATGAATAGGATCGGAGGAAAGTTGGTAACCCTTCCAGATTCTTTTATAATCGGTGCCGGCCTGTTGTAAGCCTAATATCAGAGCTCTGAGAACAAATcagaaaggaagaaagaaatcaaaagtttttcctttaataacaaagtaattattattattattacgtgtaaaataatggaattgcttcatttaaataaatgaaaaaattaattatacttgACGTGAATAatataacttttcaaaatttaataattttctataaatgatGCATATTATCGTAgataatggtaaaaaatacaaaattttatagacattcatatatatatatatatatgtttctatGAGTGAcattaataaatcttaatcgGGATGGAAAGTTATCAATTtctatagaattcaaaattttcttttactatatttaaaaatatgtgtaaatttattttaatacttgGCAAGCCAAATGACATTTTac
This genomic interval carries:
- the LOC101214929 gene encoding kinesin-like protein KIN-14C, with product MASRNQNRPPRSPAKKDVPDDVPLDKRRKIAAGRILGPAAGARGRQPFVDVNNRQGVSASDACSTEDSECGTVEFTKEEIDSLLSEKLKGKKFDLKGKVDQITDHNKRLKLCIKWFQQIEESHLLEEERLRTALESAEKKCSAIELEMKERADEFSSTVSVLRDNVASLEEKMTKEESDKLDAIECHKREKDARLAAENLQASLSSDLEKALQEKLAAEKRLASNEDLYKRAQEYNISLQQYNSKLQADLDTTSESLKRVGMEKMTVVENLSTVRGHNKTLQEQLKSLKASLEEAVKQKDTLTNDIKCLREELQQVRHDRDRLTSQVLALTADLEKLKEASGKSCIELDSLTMKTNSLEETCSSQREQIRVLDHQLTAANEKLKRADLSAFQTRSEYEEQKRYISDLQSRLADAELQITEGEKLRKKLHNTILELKGNIRVFCRVRPLLPDDGVETTVVSYPTSTEAAGRGIDLSQSGQKYPFTFDKVFNHEASQQDVFVEISQLVQSALDGYKVCIFAYGQTGSGKTYTMMGRPEASEQKGLIPRSLEQIFQASQALQSQGWKYKMQVSMLEIYNETIRDLLSTHRSGGSDITRTENGVLGKQYTIKHDANGNTHVSDLTIVDVCSIREISSLLQQAAHSRSVGRTQMNEQSSRSHFVFTMRISGVNESTEQQVQGVLNLIDLAGSERLSRSGATGDRLKETQAINKSLSCLSDVIFALAKKEDHVPFRNSKLTYLLQPCLGGDSKTLMFVNISPDPSSVNESLCSLRFAARVNACEIGIPRRQTTMRPVDSRLSYG
- the LOC101209135 gene encoding oxygen-evolving enhancer protein 3-2, chloroplastic, whose translation is MAQAMASMAGLCGSSQAVLEGSLQISGSSRLSVASTIRPSVPRSGLIIKAQQVPVEPETSRRAVLGLVAAGLASGSFVQAVLAEAKPIKVGPPPPPSGGLPGTLNSDEPRDLDLPLKDRFFLQPQSPAMAVARAKESAKDIINVKGQIEKKAWPFVRDDLRLKAEYLRYDLKTIISAKPKEEKQALKDLTGKLFQDINNLDYAAKIKSSSEAEKYYAQTVSTLNDVLSKIG
- the LOC101205519 gene encoding uncharacterized protein LOC101205519; this encodes MERNYGFLVCILVLVIDAVAGLLGIEAEKAQNRVVLESLSISLGECSRKPRDDAFSRGLAASILLGLAHVIAKVLGGCKCICIRNKQNSQEPSANQLLGSLFMILSWITLAIGFSVLMAATMDNSKWKNSCEISSHGLFLGGGIVCFFHGLCTVAYYVSATAAYREEQRDSKPIPEPQRV